In one Lolium rigidum isolate FL_2022 chromosome 3, APGP_CSIRO_Lrig_0.1, whole genome shotgun sequence genomic region, the following are encoded:
- the LOC124694942 gene encoding UDP-galactose/UDP-glucose transporter 2-like isoform X1, which translates to MTSGGEEQGRRLFGVSLTDRPVWQQFLICSSGFFFGYLVNGICEEYVYNRLHFSYGWYFTFVQGFVYLGLIRLQGFTMKQMVNPWRTYVRLSAVLMGSNGLTKGSLAFLNYPAQIMFKSTKVLPVMIMGAFIPGLRRKYPFHEYVSAVMLVIGLILFTLADAQTSPNFSMIGVTMVSAALVMDAFLGNLQEAIFKMNPDTTQMEMLFCSTVVGLPFLAVPMVLTGELTTAWSACSQHLYVYAVLVFEAMATFVGQVSVLSLIALFGAATTAMVTTARKAVTLLLSYLIFTKPMTEQHVSGLLLITMGIVLRLLPEDKEKKNLAERKQAKMVAQLGEDKRRGDGVEEEKSPLV; encoded by the exons ATGACCAGCGGCGGGGAGGAGCAGGGGAGGCGGCTCTTCGGCGTGTCGCTCACGGACAGGCCCGTCTGGCAGCAGTTCCTCATCTGCTCCTCCGGGTTCTTCTTCGGCTACCTCGTCAATGGCATCTGCGAG GAATACGTCTACAACCGGCTTCATTTCAG CTACGGATGGTACTTCACGTTCGTGCAGGGGTTCGTCTACCTGGGCCTCATACGTCTGCAGGGGTTCACGATGAAGCAGATGGTGAACCCGTGGCGGACCTACGTGCGCCTCTCCGCCGTGCTCATGGGCTCCAACGGCCTCACCAAGGGCTCCCTCGCCTTCCTCAATTACCCTGCACAGATCATGTTCAAATCCACAAAG GTTTTGCCGGTGATGATAATGGGGGCATTCATCCCCGGTTTAAGACGCAAGTATCCGTTCCACGAGTACGTATCAGCGGTGATGCTCGTCATCGGCCTCATTCTTTTCACGCTCGCGGATGCGCAAACATCGCCTAATTTTAGCATGATCGGCGTAACAATGGTGTCCGCTGCGCTCGTCATGGATGCCTTCCTCGGCAACCTGCAGGAAGCCATCTTTAAGATGAACCCAGACACCACGCAG ATGGAGATGCTGTTCTGCTCAACTGTTGTTGGGCTACCATTCCTTGCCGTGCCAATGGTGTTAACCGGGGAGCTCACAACGGCATGGAGTGCATGTTCTCAG CACTTGTACGTGTACGCCGTGCTGGTGTTCGAGGCGATGGCAACGTTCGTTGGGCAGGTGTCAGTGCTGTCCCTAATCGCACTCTTTGGCGCCGCGACGACAGCCATGGTGACGACGGCGAGGAAGGCGGTGACCCTGCTCCTCTCGTACCTGATATTCACGAAGCCCATGACGGAGCAGCACGTCTCAGGGCTCCTACTGATAACCATGGGGATCGTGCTGAGGCTCCTGCCAGaggacaaggagaagaagaacCTGGCCGAGCGCAAGCAGGCAAAGATGGTGGCGCAGCTCGGCGAGGACAAGCGGCGAGGAGATGGAGTAGAGGAGGAGAAATCGCCGTTAGTATGA
- the LOC124694461 gene encoding dentin sialophosphoprotein-like, which yields MGSAAPLMTLRDLLELKCESSCSDGFRSYPRRLPRQVDDGKALQAKEAPVQLLIESDLRRSPSRTLSSILFPRSPGSLATVSRLTRSLSRRLVFWRRHRGDDDDDDEYGWSGGDERDSLGLPSPVVSSCSASQCSESVAEVSDPLVQPEELQSGASDESEKPSPSTSSACTGSANDDASDGVAAGDGHTGLDGDPVGSGSLESMVDKQQLSPVSIMDFPFHDEDDGDERSDAGTCSPSFLQCQHDLQLERSTSSSAHEPLPLHKIRRLDGLAQAAVDPVDLEPRFVASDDSGPSSSVSGDTQAQTDSSGASTDHDRSSATTSTTTLSTDEQHHRGADDEECEPDHARSSETTSTTLSSTDHDSPSATTSTALSTDGQRRSADDGEREPDEHLHCRLLERLLKDDDGTAATSDAAAERLLIDFLAEGLGRLRSSKVGSVVGTVRPSDDHDESMLVRAAKEWLLGAGTRWGVEDVLFAGPAALADMDRERRWMCVGEEEREVSVAVGELLMDALVAELVSDLAARC from the exons ATGGGGTCAGCGGCGCCGCTGATGACGCTGCGGGACCTGCTGGAGCTCAAGTGCGAGTCCAGCTGCAGCGACGGCTTCCGCTCCTACCCGCGCCGCCTCCCCCGGCAAGTCGACGACGGCAAAGCACTGCAGGCGAAGGAGGCGCCCGTGCAGCTGCTGATCGAGTCCGACCTCCGCCGGAGCCCGTCGCGGACGCTGTCCTCCATCCTCTTCCCCAGGAGCCCCGGGTCGCTGGCCACCGTGTCGCGCCTCACCAGGAGCCTCTCGCGGCGGCTCGTCTTCTGGAGACGCCACCgcggggacgacgacgacgacgacgagtacggttggagcggcggcgacgagcggGACTCGCTCGGGCTCCCGTCGCCCGTCGTCAGCAGCTGCTCCGCGTCCCAATGCTCGGAGTCTGTTGCAGAAGTCAGCGACCCTCTCGTTCAACCGGAGGAGCTGCAGTCCGGCGCCTCGGATGAGTCCGAAAAGCCGTCGCCGTCGACGTCCTCGGCCTGCACGGGGAGTGCCAACGACGACGCGAGCGACGGCGTCGCCGCCGGAGACGGGCACACG GGGCTGGACGGCGACCCCGTGGGCAGCGGCAGCCTGGAGTCCATGGTTGACAAGCAGCAGCTCAGCCCGGTATCCATCATGGATTTCCCCTtccacgacgaggacgacggagaCGAACGCAGCGACGCCGGCACCTGCTCGCCTTCCTTCCTCCAGTGCCAGCACGACCTCCAACTCGAAC GGTCGACGTCGAGCTCGGCGCACGAGCCGCTGCCGCTGCACAAGATCCGACGGCTGGACGGCCTGGCGCAGGCAGCAGTTGACCCCGTGGACCTCGAGCCACGGTTCGTCGCGTCCGACGACTCcgggccgtcgtcgtcggtgtcgGGCGACACGCAGGCCCAGACCGACTCCAGCGGCGCTAGCACCGACCACGACAGATCGTCAGCTACGACCTCGACGACGACACTGTCGACCGATGAGCAGCACCACCGGGGCGCCGATGATGAAGAGTGCGAACCTGACCACGCCAGGTCGTCAGAAACGACGTCGACGACACTGTCATCTACCGACCACGACAGCCCTTcagcgacgacgtcgacggcactGTCGACCGATGGGCAGCGCCGGAGCGCCGATGATGGAGAGCGCGAGCCTGACGAGCACCTCCATTGCCGCCTCCTCGAGCGGCTCCTCAAGGACGACGACGGCACGGCGGCCACTTCGGATGCTGCCGCGGAACGGCTGCTGATCGACTTCCTCGCCGAGGGCCTCGGTCGGCTCCGCTCGTCTAAGGTGGGGTCTGTGGTCGGCACGGTGAGGCCATCGGACGACCACGACGAGTCTATGCTTGTCCGTGCGGCCAAGGAATGGTTGCTGGGCGCCGGCACGCGGTGGGGCGTGGAGGACGTGCTGTTCGCCGGGCCGGCGGCGCTGGCGGACATGGACCGGGAGCGGCGGTGGATGTGCGTcggcgaggaggagcgggaggtTAGCGTGGCGGTGGGAGAGCTGCTTATGGACGCACTGGTGGCGGAGCTGGTGAGCGACCTGGCAGCACGGTGTTGA
- the LOC124694942 gene encoding UDP-galactose/UDP-glucose transporter 2-like isoform X2 has translation MTSGGEEQGRRLFGVSLTDRPVWQQFLICSSGFFFGYLVNGICEEYVYNRLHFSYGWYFTFVQGFVYLGLIRLQGFTMKQMVNPWRTYVRLSAVLMGSNGLTKGSLAFLNYPAQIMFKSTKVLPVMIMGAFIPGLRRKYPFHEYVSAVMLVIGLILFTLADAQTSPNFSMIGVTMVSAALVMDAFLGNLQEAIFKMNPDTTQGLLFDQMEMLFCSTVVGLPFLAVPMVLTGELTTAWSACSQHLYVYAVLVFEAMATFVGQVSVLSLIALFGAATTAMVTTARKAVTLLLSYLIFTKPMTEQHVSGLLLITMGIVLRLLPEDKEKKNLAERKQAKMVAQLGEDKRRGDGVEEEKSPLV, from the exons ATGACCAGCGGCGGGGAGGAGCAGGGGAGGCGGCTCTTCGGCGTGTCGCTCACGGACAGGCCCGTCTGGCAGCAGTTCCTCATCTGCTCCTCCGGGTTCTTCTTCGGCTACCTCGTCAATGGCATCTGCGAG GAATACGTCTACAACCGGCTTCATTTCAG CTACGGATGGTACTTCACGTTCGTGCAGGGGTTCGTCTACCTGGGCCTCATACGTCTGCAGGGGTTCACGATGAAGCAGATGGTGAACCCGTGGCGGACCTACGTGCGCCTCTCCGCCGTGCTCATGGGCTCCAACGGCCTCACCAAGGGCTCCCTCGCCTTCCTCAATTACCCTGCACAGATCATGTTCAAATCCACAAAG GTTTTGCCGGTGATGATAATGGGGGCATTCATCCCCGGTTTAAGACGCAAGTATCCGTTCCACGAGTACGTATCAGCGGTGATGCTCGTCATCGGCCTCATTCTTTTCACGCTCGCGGATGCGCAAACATCGCCTAATTTTAGCATGATCGGCGTAACAATGGTGTCCGCTGCGCTCGTCATGGATGCCTTCCTCGGCAACCTGCAGGAAGCCATCTTTAAGATGAACCCAGACACCACGCAG GGTTTACTCTTTGATCAGATGGAGATGCTGTTCTGCTCAACTGTTGTTGGGCTACCATTCCTTGCCGTGCCAATGGTGTTAACCGGGGAGCTCACAACGGCATGGAGTGCATGTTCTCAG CACTTGTACGTGTACGCCGTGCTGGTGTTCGAGGCGATGGCAACGTTCGTTGGGCAGGTGTCAGTGCTGTCCCTAATCGCACTCTTTGGCGCCGCGACGACAGCCATGGTGACGACGGCGAGGAAGGCGGTGACCCTGCTCCTCTCGTACCTGATATTCACGAAGCCCATGACGGAGCAGCACGTCTCAGGGCTCCTACTGATAACCATGGGGATCGTGCTGAGGCTCCTGCCAGaggacaaggagaagaagaacCTGGCCGAGCGCAAGCAGGCAAAGATGGTGGCGCAGCTCGGCGAGGACAAGCGGCGAGGAGATGGAGTAGAGGAGGAGAAATCGCCGTTAGTATGA